From Streptomyces sp. HUAS MG91, the proteins below share one genomic window:
- a CDS encoding ATP-binding cassette domain-containing protein, whose protein sequence is MTDLLAFVLSGLVSGALYALLATGLVLSYSASGLFNFAHGATAYLCALAFYELHSGLGWPAVPTALLLVLVVAPALGWGLDRLMFRKLARVGETAQIVATIGLLVALPALGLWAVELLDDAGAAVLPAENQFGLPGVGPSPAKNWPLMDGVGVDSDQLITWVTTAVVALGLWILLRRTTLGLRLRATVDNRTLVELRGLSADRLSSVAWMLSSGLAGLAGVLATPLLGLSSHDFTLFLFVSATAAVLGRFLSVPLAFAGGLGLGVLQNLVAGYASFAERITGFRTAVPFLILFAGLLLLTRRQRTAGTAAVEAPPVDYLAGKPWARRWGPWAVAGALLAVAFYTVTTPFWSGILAQGLAISLVFMSFTVVTGLGAMVSLAQATFVTGAALVAGLLMSHGVPFLGAALIGTCAAAVLGALVALPALRLGGRSLALATLALAFLADQVLFQMGPLRNGDTGWEIPRPVLGPVDLGDDRAMGVAMLVLCAAAVAGLGALRGSRAGRAMLAVRSAPAAAMASGVSVVRTKLLLFTLSAGLAGFGGVMYASYNTRITATDFTAMTGLIWLAVVVAAGVRRPQFAVVAGLTFAVVPHLISDYVTDSAQLPVILFGLAGLALANDPDGYCAAFSVRGHRRRATVAVDGEPVSGGGPDPDAALQLVGVQAGYDGAPVLRGVGLTVRPGEIVALLGPNGSGKSTTCKVAAGLLAPAHGQVYVAGAAAGRQGAVRRARAGVVLAPEGRGIFPSLTVDENLALRLPLKKDRSAVYARFTGLAARREVAAGSLSGGEQQLLALAPLLHAPPRVLIADEPSLGLAPRVVDEVYRLLAELRDAGTGLLLVEEKASEILGVADTVAYLTQGRVTWCGPREQVETERLTDAYLGIAAAGKAER, encoded by the coding sequence ATGACCGACCTGCTCGCCTTCGTCCTGAGCGGGCTCGTGTCGGGTGCGCTGTACGCGCTGCTCGCCACCGGGCTCGTGCTCTCCTACTCGGCGTCGGGGCTGTTCAACTTCGCGCACGGCGCCACCGCCTACCTCTGCGCGCTCGCCTTCTACGAACTGCACTCGGGCCTCGGCTGGCCCGCGGTGCCCACCGCGCTGCTGCTCGTCCTGGTGGTGGCGCCCGCCCTCGGCTGGGGACTCGACCGGCTGATGTTCCGCAAACTGGCGCGGGTCGGGGAGACCGCGCAGATCGTCGCCACGATCGGGCTGCTCGTGGCGCTGCCCGCGCTCGGCCTGTGGGCGGTCGAGCTGCTCGACGACGCGGGCGCGGCCGTGCTGCCCGCGGAGAACCAGTTCGGGCTGCCGGGGGTCGGGCCGAGCCCGGCGAAGAACTGGCCGCTGATGGACGGCGTCGGCGTCGACTCCGACCAGCTGATCACGTGGGTGACGACCGCCGTCGTCGCGCTGGGCCTGTGGATCCTGCTGCGCCGCACGACGCTGGGGCTCCGGCTGCGGGCCACCGTCGACAACCGCACCCTCGTCGAACTGCGCGGGCTGAGCGCGGACCGGCTGTCGTCGGTGGCCTGGATGCTGTCGTCGGGCCTCGCGGGGCTCGCCGGGGTGCTCGCCACTCCCCTGCTCGGTCTCTCCTCGCACGACTTCACGCTCTTCCTGTTCGTGTCGGCGACGGCCGCGGTGCTCGGCCGGTTCCTGTCCGTGCCGCTCGCCTTCGCGGGCGGGCTCGGACTCGGCGTGCTGCAGAACCTGGTCGCCGGGTACGCCTCGTTCGCCGAGCGGATCACCGGGTTCCGCACGGCGGTGCCGTTCCTGATCCTGTTCGCCGGGCTGCTGCTGCTCACCCGGCGGCAGCGCACGGCGGGCACGGCCGCGGTGGAGGCGCCGCCCGTGGACTATCTGGCGGGGAAGCCGTGGGCGCGGCGGTGGGGACCGTGGGCGGTGGCGGGCGCGCTGCTGGCCGTCGCCTTCTACACCGTCACCACGCCGTTCTGGAGCGGGATCCTCGCCCAGGGCCTGGCGATCTCCCTGGTGTTCATGTCGTTCACCGTGGTCACCGGGCTCGGCGCGATGGTCTCGCTCGCGCAGGCCACCTTCGTGACGGGCGCGGCACTGGTCGCCGGGCTGCTGATGAGCCACGGGGTGCCGTTCCTCGGGGCGGCGCTGATCGGGACGTGCGCGGCCGCCGTGCTCGGCGCCCTGGTGGCCCTCCCGGCGCTGCGGCTCGGCGGGCGTTCACTGGCCCTGGCCACGCTGGCCCTCGCCTTCCTCGCCGACCAGGTCCTGTTCCAGATGGGCCCGCTGCGCAACGGCGACACCGGGTGGGAGATCCCCCGCCCGGTCCTCGGCCCCGTCGACCTGGGCGACGACCGGGCGATGGGCGTGGCGATGCTGGTGCTGTGCGCGGCGGCCGTGGCGGGGCTCGGCGCGCTGCGCGGCTCACGGGCCGGGCGGGCGATGCTGGCGGTGCGCTCGGCACCGGCGGCGGCGATGGCGTCGGGGGTGTCCGTCGTCCGCACCAAGCTGCTGCTGTTCACGCTCTCGGCGGGGCTCGCCGGGTTCGGCGGCGTGATGTACGCGTCGTACAACACCCGTATCACCGCGACCGACTTCACGGCGATGACCGGGCTGATCTGGCTCGCGGTGGTGGTCGCGGCCGGGGTGCGGCGGCCGCAGTTCGCGGTGGTCGCCGGGCTCACCTTCGCCGTCGTCCCCCACCTGATCAGCGACTACGTGACCGATTCGGCGCAGCTCCCGGTGATCCTGTTCGGCCTCGCCGGGCTGGCGCTCGCCAACGACCCGGACGGATACTGCGCGGCGTTCTCCGTGCGCGGGCACCGGCGGCGCGCGACCGTCGCGGTGGACGGGGAGCCGGTCTCCGGCGGCGGCCCGGACCCGGACGCCGCGCTCCAACTCGTCGGCGTACAGGCCGGATACGACGGCGCGCCGGTCCTCCGGGGCGTCGGCCTGACCGTCCGCCCGGGAGAGATCGTGGCGCTGCTCGGGCCCAACGGCTCCGGGAAGTCGACCACGTGCAAGGTGGCGGCCGGACTGCTGGCCCCGGCGCACGGCCAGGTGTACGTCGCCGGGGCGGCGGCCGGACGGCAGGGGGCGGTGCGCCGGGCGCGGGCCGGGGTCGTGCTGGCACCGGAGGGCCGCGGCATCTTCCCGTCGCTGACGGTCGACGAGAACCTCGCCCTGCGGCTGCCGCTCAAGAAGGACCGGTCGGCGGTGTACGCGCGCTTCACCGGTCTTGCCGCGCGGCGCGAGGTGGCGGCCGGCTCGCTCTCCGGCGGCGAACAGCAGTTGCTCGCGCTGGCGCCGCTGCTGCACGCACCGCCGCGCGTGCTGATCGCGGACGAGCCGTCGCTCGGCCTCGCGCCCCGCGTCGTCGACGAGGTGTACCGGCTGCTCGCCGAACTCCGCGACGCGGGCACCGGGCTGCTGCTCGTGGAGGAGAAGGCGTCGGAGATCCTCGGCGTCGCGGACACCGTGGCGTATCTCACGCAGGGCCGGGTCACCTGGTGCGGGCCGCGCGAACAGGTCGAGACGGAGCGGCTCACGGACGCGTACCTCGGGATCGCGGCGGCCGGGAAGGCGGAGCGCTGA